A single Actinomadura algeriensis DNA region contains:
- a CDS encoding cupin domain-containing protein yields the protein MVPDLTMRGQDDPHGRALTARPPTIGRLAARVHALAARPADWWRLIGFDDSGPARIRLDDADGVPVWLTTWPPGHGATVDARVSTLIAGELAEVMITPDGVTERPLRANRVRVHATPAPTYTNPGPAYAVSLHL from the coding sequence ATGGTTCCCGATCTCACCATGCGCGGCCAGGACGACCCGCACGGCCGCGCCCTCACCGCCCGCCCGCCGACGATCGGCCGGCTCGCCGCCCGCGTCCACGCCCTCGCCGCCCGCCCCGCCGACTGGTGGCGGCTGATCGGCTTCGACGACTCCGGCCCCGCCCGCATCCGGCTCGACGACGCCGACGGCGTTCCCGTCTGGCTCACCACCTGGCCGCCCGGCCACGGCGCGACCGTCGACGCCCGCGTCAGCACCCTCATCGCGGGCGAACTGGCCGAGGTCATGATCACCCCGGACGGCGTCACCGAACGCCCCCTGCGCGCGAACCGCGTCCGCGTCCACGCCACGCCCGCCCCCACCTACACCAACCCGGGCCCGGCCTACGCCGTAAGCCTGCATCTTT